A stretch of the Malus sylvestris chromosome 10, drMalSylv7.2, whole genome shotgun sequence genome encodes the following:
- the LOC126585257 gene encoding uncharacterized protein LOC126585257 encodes MAATTGLISSTFFSGETSSFVILTFSSSSSSLRFAPANLRMVRIPTLATASKPATTTPREPRGIMKPRKVSPEMQALVGAPEISRTQALKQIWAHIKQNNLQDPQNKRIIVCDEKLKQIFAGKDRVGFLEVAGLITPHFL; translated from the exons ATGGCGGCGACCACAGGCCTCATCTCCTCCACCTTCTTCTCCGGCGAGACGTCGTCGTTCGTCATCCTTACTTTCTCCTCCTCGTCCTCCTCCCTCAGGTTCGCCCCCGCTAACCTGCGCATGGTGCGCATCCCAACCCTTGCCACTGCCTCGAAGCCGGCCACCACCACCCCCCGCGAGCCCCGCGGCATCATGAAGCCACGCAAAGTCTCGCCCGAGATGCAAGCCCTTGTGGGTGCCCCTGAGATTTCTCGCACCCAAGCTCTGAAGCAGATTTGGGCCCACATTAAGCAGAACAATCTTCAG GACCCCCAAAACAAGAGGATCATAGTCTGTGATGAGAAGCTGAAGCAGATCTTTGCCGGGAAGGACCGTGTTGGATTTCTTGAGGTTGCTGGATTGATCACCCCCCATTTCCTTTGA